From the genome of Impatiens glandulifera chromosome 9, dImpGla2.1, whole genome shotgun sequence, one region includes:
- the LOC124913823 gene encoding pentatricopeptide repeat-containing protein At1g11290, chloroplastic-like — protein sequence MSLLKVSSLCLLLRSSRTASQSANLILSRSLFTHQDSSLISEDCSILSIGQALDLIVRFSSSETYDPRLFAKLQWHGYLHNPYILTKVVSFCGNSCLRYMGVQAHSVVVKTGLTCNVFINSALIDMYGKCFPASYAQKVFDEMPERNVVSWNSLMYAYLHSEFPHIGIQLFVEMLRNDIAPTPSSFSNVLVCCGNLEAEKLGTQMHAMSLKYGLWLNLIVGTSLIDMYAKCLNIWDSKGVFNQMQDKNIVTWSSMVSAFAKNGQPEEAIDLLREMKSSSLKPNTVTYSSLLSSFSSPDHLDHCLQVHCCITKEGLESNTHIVASLLTAYSECRSSFNDFEKIYASVVVWDQVTWNAIITGFSNLGSGEDALMWLSRMRWAGSRGDVFTFASILKATTTMANIESGIQTHALVCKMGYASNLSIQNGLLSMYARCGKINIAKKVFSFMEKHDIVSWNSLISGCAHNGYAEEAIDVFEDMRKEGHVRPDLTTFLAVLSACSHEGLLDKGLEYFKIMKSDGSIPPPKTEHYACVVALYGRAGYLNEAEALVNSMSMEPSISVLKALLSSCRVHGNSEIAARTARRLVELYPDDPSTYILLASTLANEGKWNKAAAVRTMMHDRGVTKNPGLSWI from the coding sequence ATGAGCTTACTAAAAGTATCCTCACTTTGCCTCCTCCTCCGCAGTTCAAGGACCGCGTCGCAATCAGCTAACCTCATTCTCTCTCGCTCTCTGTTCACACACCAAGACTCATCATTAATTTCAGAGGACTGCTCTATCTTGTCCATTGGCCAAGCCCTCGACCTCATCGTCCGCTTTTCAAGCTCCGAAACTTATGATCCGAGGCTATTCGCGAAGTTACAGTGGCATGGCTACCTCCATAATCCTTACATCCTCACCAAAGTTGTCTCCTTTTGCGGCAATTCTTGTTTACGTTACATGGGCGTTCAGGCTCATTCCGTCGTTGTCAAGACGGGACTCACTTGCAACGTATTCATTAACAGTGCACTTATAGATATGTACGGTAAATGCTTTCCTGCTTCTTACGCCCAGAAAGTGTTTGATGAAATGCCTGAGAGAAATGTAGTTTCATGGAACTCGTTGATGTATGCATATCTGCACAGCGAATTTCCTCATATTGGGATTCAGTTGTTCGTGGAAATGTTGAGGAATGATATAGCTCCTACACCTTCTAGTTTCTCGAATGTTTTAGTCTGTTGTGGCAATTTAGAAGCCGAAAAACTGGGTACTCAAATGCATGCCATGTCTTTGAAATACGGGCTTTGGTTAAACCTTATTGTGGGAACGAGCTTAATTGACATGTATGCAAAGTGTCTAAACATATGGGATTCAAAGGGAGTATTTAACCAAATGCAGGACAAAAACATCGTTACATGGTCTTCCATGGTGTCTGCATTTGCTAAGAATGGCCAACCTGAGGAAGCCATTGATTTGTTAAGAGAAATGAAGAGCTCAAGTCTGAAACCAAATACAGTGACTTACAGTAGCTTATTGAGTTCTTTTTCTTCCCCGGATCATTTAGACCATTGTTTGCAAGTGCATTGTTGCATCACTAAGGAAGGGCTCGAATCCAATACTCACATAGTCGCTTCATTACTAACTGCGTATTCAGAATGTAGAAGCAGCTTCAACGACTTCGAAAAAATATACGCTAGTGTTGTAGTATGGGATCAAGTCACATGGAATGCAATAATCACTGGCTTCTCTAATCTTGGAAGTGGCGAAGATGCGCTTATGTGGCTTTCTAGAATGAGGTGGGCAGGGTCTCGTGGTGATGTATTTACGTTTGCAAGCATCTTGAAAGCTACCACAACTATGGCTAACATTGAATCTGGTATACAAACGCATGCCCTTGTTTGTAAGATGGGTTACGCTTCAAATTTGAGTATACAGAATGGGCTACTTTCCATGTATGCAAGGTGCGGTAAGATCAACATAGCAAAGAAAGTGTTCTCGTTTATGGAGAAACACGACATAGTTTCATGGAATTCTTTAATTTCTGGATGCGCCCATAACGGATATGCTGAGGAGGCTATAGACGTGTTTGAAGATATGAGAAAAGAGGGTCACGTAAGACCTGATCTAACCACCTTCCTAGCTGTTCTATCGGCTTGTAGCCATGAGGGGTTATTAGATAAAGGATTagagtattttaaaattatgaaatctGATGGCTCAATTCCGCCACCTAAAACTGAACATTATGCGTGTGTTGTGGCTCTTTACGGACGAGCAGGGTATCTGAACGAGGCAGAGGCACTTGTGAATAGCATGTCGATGGAGCCAAGCATTTCGGTTCTTAAAGCACTTCTTAGTTCTTGTAGAGTCCATGGGAACTCCGAAATTGCTGCACGGACAGCAAGGAGGCTTGTCGAACTCTATCCTGATGATCCGTCAACTTATATACTTCTTGCAAGTACATTAGCTAATGAAGGTAAATGGAACAAAGCTGCAGCAGTCAGAACCATGATGCATGACAGAGGAGTGACAAAGAATCCTGGGTTAAGCTGGATTTGA
- the LOC124914627 gene encoding transcription factor PCL1-like: MNKMIQYDAADEDLRVMEWEVGLPTAEDLTPLSQLLIPPELASAFSITPEPCRTMLDVNRASRDTLSGLRQQAPSSNNFDLMPFDEVTARNSVDVEEDEADLAGDGSESRKLRRIDSGVEEADSSIPAENGGDDPCGKALKRPRLVWTPQLHKRFVDVVAHLGIKNAVPKTIMQLMNVEGLTRENVASHLQKYRLYLKRMQGLSNEGPSSSDHLFASTPVPQSLHESSGQSNGQMMSMPIPMMPYPPQMMSMPMISHGHGHGHGHMGMTVGNSSVPGPYQGGFGSYQYGMMAHKDWSIGKFGSK; the protein is encoded by the coding sequence ATGAACAAGATGATCCAATATGATGCAGCCGATGAAGATCTCAGAGTTATGGAATGGGAGGTCGGTCTTCCCACAGCAGAAGACCTAACTCCTTTGTCTCAATTGTTAATCCCGCCTGAGCTGGCGTCTGCCTTTAGCATAACGCCAGAACCCTGCCGAACCATGTTAGATGTGAATCGAGCGTCACGAGATACCTTATCTGGTCTACGCCAGCAGGCTCCGTCGTCGAATAACTTCGATCTCATGCCGTTTGACGAAGTTACGGCGAGGAACAGCGTGGATGTTGAAGAAGATGAGGCGGATCTCGCTGGCGATGGTTCGGAGTCTAGGAAGCTGAGGAGGATTGATTCTGGAGTGGAGGAGGCGGATTCTTCAATACCGGCGGAGAATGGAGGAGATGATCCGTGTGGGAAGGCTTTGAAGCGGCCGAGACTAGTTTGGACGCCGCAGCTTCATAAAAGGTTTGTTGATGTTGTGGCTCATTTGGGGATCAAGAATGCTGTCCCTAAAACTATTATGCAGCTGATGAACGTTGAAGGTCTGACTCGGGAGAATGTGGCGAGTCATCTTCAGAAGTATCGATTGTATTTGAAGAGAATGCAAGGGCTGTCGAATGAGGGACCTTCATCATCTGATCATTTGTTTGCATCTACCCCTGTGCCGCAGAGCCTGCACGAGTCCAGTGGGCAATCAAATGGGCAAATGATGTCAATGCCAATTCCGATGATGCCTTATCCACCCCAAATGATGTCAATGCCTATGATAAGTCATGGTCATGGTCATGGTCATGGTCATATGGGCATGACTGTTGGTAATTCATCTGTTCCTGGTCCTTACCAGGGAGGGTTTGGATCGTATCAGTATGGTATGATGGCTCATAAAGATTGGTCAATTGGGAAGTTTGGTTCGAAATGA
- the LOC124915549 gene encoding rRNA methyltransferase 1, mitochondrial has protein sequence MYSSLTKSQAFPLAIRVSSQPPRCFKTCLITKPQLLADGTPSGRKRSVSLDSLKFGKLPFVSYANYKMSVGNGVCFIRAQQNNSLTGGRTFSSSHAQEIVNDSSDNVVDKGETLPWLEKNAFREAKKLNRSSSGLKKIRSSWEESADKFLKTGSSTEEQHRKVSQTWSNNHREKDEVVKVEEVEMEKEEEGDVDPRWDKIKDRFNNRIGGDMNRRSGSYEQQRWNNRETWGRKTWNEAATESSIPKMVGEGVYGVGPVLAALLAERREFYRLYVQEGIDLSSNNRKKKDKKGFERVLKIAERMGLSERQVSKHDLNMIVDNRPHQGLVLDASPLEMVNIKQLDPFSDNEDDEEGKAPLWVALDEVTDPQNLGAIVRSSYFFGASGVVMCAKNSAPLSGVVSKASAGSLEFMELRSCKNMMQFLTSSAENGWRVIGGSVSQKATSLNAIQPGAPTILVLGSEGTGLRPLVERSCTHLVRIHGNIMATATEDGHNRETTDSGQEFHSFMAVESLNVSVAAGVLLHHLIGRTNSTT, from the coding sequence ATGTATTCAAGTTTGACAAAGAGTCAAGCATTTCCCCTGGCTATTAGGGTTTCTTCACAGCCGCCGAGATGCTTCAAGACATGCCTCATAACAAAGCCGCAACTTTTAGCTGATGGTACGCCTAGTGGTCGTAAACGCTCTGTAAGTCTTGATTCATTGAAATTTGGGAAGCTCCCGTTTGTTAGTTATGCAAACTATAAGATGTCTGTCGGAAATGGGGTTTGCTTTATACGTGCTCAACAGAACAACTCACTGACAGGAGGGAGAACTTTCTCGAGCTCTCATGCTCAGGAAATAGTTAATGACAGTAGTGATAATGTTGTTGATAAAGGTGAAACACTTCCTTGGTTGGAAAAAAATGCATTTAGGGAAGCTAAGAAATTGAATAGATCAAGTAGTGGTTTAAAGAAAATTCGATCTTCTTGGGAGGAGTCAGCTGATAAGTTCCTTAAAACTGGCTCATCAACAGAAGAACAACATCGAAAGGTCTCTCAGACTTGGTCAAACAATCATAGGGAAAAAGATGAGGTGGTGAAGGTAGAGGAAGTGGAAATGGAAAAGGAAGAGGAGGGAGATGTTGATCCAAGATGGGATAAGATAAAGGATAGGTTCAACAACAGAATTGGTGGTGATATGAATCGAAGGTCTGGCAGTTATGAGCAACAGAGGTGGAACAATCGCGAAACGTGGGGTAGAAAGACATGGAATGAGGCTGCTACAGAATCGTCAATTCCAAAGATGGTTGGGGAAGGGGTTTATGGGGTTGGCCCGGTTTTAGCTGCATTATTGGCAGAAAGGAGAGAGTTTTATAGGTTGTATGTACAAGAAGGAATTGACTTGAGCAGCaataatagaaagaaaaaggaCAAGAAAGGATTTGAGAGAGTCTTAAAGATAGCTGAAAGAATGGGTTTAAGCGAGAGACAAGTGTCGAAACATGACCTAAATATGATTGTAGATAATCGGCCTCATCAAGGTCTGGTCTTAGATGCTTCCCCGCTTGAAATGGTGAACATAAAACAACTGGACCCTTTTTCAGACAATGAAGACGATGAAGAGGGAAAAGCACCGCTTTGGGTTGCTTTGGATGAGGTGACCGATCCCCAGAATCTCGGGGCAATTGTTAGGTCATCTTACTTCTTTGGAGCTTCGGGAGTTGTGATGTGCGCAAAGAATTCTGCCCCATTGAGCGGTGTTGTAAGCAAAGCAAGTGCCGGTTCATTGGAGTTCATGGAGCTTAGATCTTGTAAAAACATGATGCAATTCCTGACATCATCTGCCGAAAATGGATGGAGAGTTATTGGGGGTTCAGTTTCTCAGAAAGCCACTTCACTGAATGCGATTCAGCCGGGCGCACCCACGATTCTTGTCCTAGGAAGTGAAGGGACCGGACTTAGACCACTGGTGGAGAGATCTTGTACTCACTTGGTTAGAATTCATGGGAATATCATGGCTACTGCTACTGAAGATGGCCATAACAGGGAAACAACAGACAGTGGTCAAGAGTTCCATTCTTTTATGGCTGTGGAAAGCTTGAATGTAAGTGTTGCAGCAGGTGTGCTTCTACATCATCTCATTGGAAGAACCAACTCAACTACTTAG
- the LOC124916564 gene encoding uncharacterized protein LOC124916564 — translation MESIQTEAKTKTLDPSLDAPSKFVENKDEIDGGDSVEEEEEEEEGECGFCLFMKGGGCKESFIAWEKCMEDAEKKNEDVVVKCFEVTGALKKCMEAHNDYYDPIIRAEKRAEEEAVNQLEKEKDKQEAAVVPSSSSSSAD, via the coding sequence ATGGAATCGATCCAAACCGAGGCCAAAACCAAGACCCTAGATCCGTCTTTGGATGCACCCTCTAAATTCGTGGAAAATAAAGATGAGATCGATGGCGGCGATTCTgtagaggaggaggaggaggaggaagaagggGAATGTGGGTTTTGTCTGTTTATGAAAGGAGGCGGGTGCAAGGAGAGCTTCATTGCGTGGGAGAAATGTATGGAAGATgcggagaagaagaatgaagatgTCGTGGTGAAATGTTTTGAGGTTACTGGAGCTCTGAAGAAATGTATGGAAGCTCATAATGATTATTATGATCCCATTATCCGTGCTGAGAAGAGGGCGGAGGAGGAAGCTGTTAATCAattagagaaagagaaagataaaCAAGAAGCAGCTGTCgtgccttcttcttcttcttcatcagctGATTGA
- the LOC124914705 gene encoding E3 ubiquitin-protein ligase RDUF1-like: MASYWCYRCTRFIRVSSDTAAVCPYCDGGFVEAVDSTPSIDSPRHVSSPVRSSNLRFRRGRRNQGNDRPSFNPVIVLRGAVDGAGGGGGEDGGGERSFELYYDDGAGSGIRPLPPAVSEFLMGSGFDRLLEQLSQIDINGFMRQEQPPASKSAVESMPIVEIGECQVDSELHCAVCKEEFELGSEAREMPCKHLYHSDCILPWLSLRNSCPVCRHELPTDASSVSDIDNIPRGASPDGVDLGLTIWRLPGGGFAVGRFSGGRRAGEHELPAVYTEMDGGFSNSGGAPRRIAWASRRETSRRGSGLGRIFRNLVSFMGRFRSSNSTLLHHSRSLESTQPNSSISRSHSHSRSIFSRNISRRSRTLVLDLDEH, translated from the coding sequence ATGGCGTCCTACTGGTGCTATAGGTGCACTAGATTTATTAGGGTTTCATCCGACACCGCTGCTGTATGTCCTTATTGCGATGGTGGATTCGTCGAAGCGGTTGACTCCACCCCTTCGATCGACTCGCCGCGTCATGTCTCCTCTCCAGTGCGGTCATCGAATCTCAGATTTCGACGTGGTCGAAGGAACCAGGGTAACGACCGCCCTTCTTTTAATCCGGTTATTGTTCTACGCGGTGCGGTTGATGGAGCCGGTGGCGGCGGAGGAGAAGATGGTGGAGGTGAACGGAGCTTCGAGTTGTACTACGATGACGGAGCCGGTTCTGGCATTCGACCGCTTCCGCCTGCTGTATCGGAGTTTCTAATGGGATCTGGATTTGATCGGTTACTTGAACAGCTATCGCAGATTGATATAAACGGTTTCATGCGACAGGAACAGCCACCAGCTTCAAAGTCAGCTGTTGAATCGATGCCAATTGTTGAAATTGGTGAGTGTCAAGTAGATTCGGAATTGCATTGTGCGGTGTGTAAGGAAGAATTTGAGTTAGGTTCTGAAGCTCGTGAAATGCCGTGTAAGCATCTCTACCACTCTGATTGTATACTCCCGTGGCTATCTCTTCGCAATTCGTGTCCTGTCTGCCGCCATGAGCTTCCTACTGATGCCTCCTCAGTCTCAGACATAGATAACATCCCCCGTGGGGCTTCGCCTGATGGAGTTGATCTGGGTCTTACCATATGGAGGCTACCCGGAGGTGGGTTTGCCGTGGGGAGATTCTCAGGAGGGAGAAGAGCTGGGGAGCATGAGCTTCCCGCTGTATACACAGAAATGGATGGTGGATTCAGTAACAGTGGTGGGGCTCCAAGAAGGATTGCTTGGGCATCCAGAAGAGAGACTTCTAGACGGGGAAGTGGTTTGGGCAGGATATTTCGCAATCTGGTATCGTTTATGGGGAGGTTTAGATCATCAAATTCCACTTTATTGCATCATTCTAGGAGTTTGGAATCTACCCAACCAAATTCTAGTATCAGTAGAAGCCACTCTCACTCTCGATCAATCTTCAGCAGAAATATAAGTCGAAGGAGCAGAACATTAGTTTTGGATTTGGATGAACATTAA
- the LOC124915651 gene encoding small polypeptide DEVIL 13-like has translation MAKGDHEFYPYYYASSSSSTTTSASTLMRSISQKTSSTNFKSPLMRTFSHKNSSSSSSYNSILTPHPLSKDCLQKSSSCSSSSSLSRQRVVSSSKRSSSSSSMKCSEIAHKCTRLVKEQRARFYIMKRCVKMLVCWGKHDGS, from the coding sequence ATGGCCAAGGGTGATCATGAGTTCTATCCCTATTATtatgcttcttcttcttcttcaactactACTTCAGCATCTACTCTAATGAGGAGTATTTCTCAGAAGACATCCTCAACTAATTTCAAGTCTCCTCTCATGAGGACTTTTTCACACAAGaactcatcttcatcttcttcttacaACTCCATTCTCACCCCTCATCCTCTTTCAAAGGATTGTTTGCAGAAAAgctcttcttgttcttcttcttcttctttgtccAGGCAGCGTGTAGTATCATCATCAAAgagatcttcttcttcttcttcaatgaaGTGTTCAGAAATTGCCCATAAATGTACCAGACTTGTTAAGGAGCAGAGAGCCAGGTTTTACATCATGAAGCGTTGTGTCAAGATGCTTGTCTGCTGGGGCAAACATGATGGATCTTAA
- the LOC124913758 gene encoding ATP-dependent zinc metalloprotease FTSH 10, mitochondrial-like yields MAFSLISRSLSRSSRSRNLLKGSSRGISAILNDTYIREDQVFETLGRLHERLGFCRGYISSLGDNKGFVSKTYLSDFNYVAANHRFHRLFSSEAPKKKKNYENFYPKEDKENPGRDEQKSGSKGDKNAGDNANFQETFMKYFQNLLTPLLVIGLFFSSLSSGPHEQQQISFQEFKTKLLEPGLVDHIVVTNKSVAKVYIRSSPRTSRGEDVVDGQMTEGTETNTPSRNNKSQYKFYFNIGSVESFEDKMQEAQESLGMDPHDFVPVFYKSEIVWLQELLKFGPTLLLLGSLWFMARGMQGGLGVGGGGGKGGRNIFSIGKAQITKLDKNAKNKVFFKDVAGCDEAKQEIMEFVHFLKNPKKYEELGATIPKGALLVGPPGTGKTLLAKATAGESAVPFLSISGSDFMEMFVGVGPSRVRNLFQEARQCAPSIIFIDEIDAIGRARGKGGFSGGNDERESTLNQLLVEMDGFGTTAGVVVLAGTNRPDILDKALLRPGRFDRQITIDKPDIKGRDQIFQIYLKRIKLDNEPSFYSQRLAALTPGFAGADIANVCNEAALIAARNEGAQVTMEHFESAIDRVIGGLEKRNKVISQLERRTVAYHESGHAVVGWFLEHAEPLLKVTIVPRGTAALGFAQYVPNENLLMTKEQMFDMTCMTLGGRAAEQVLIGKISTGAQNDLEKVTKLTYAQVAVYGFSEKVGLLSFPQRDEGFEMSKPYSSKTAAIIDNEVREWVAKAYERTVQLVEKHKDQVAKIAELLLEKEVLHQDDMIQVLGQRPFKSEEPTNYDRFKMGFQDQEALKVDDNNVDVSSPEVVPT; encoded by the exons ATGGCATTTTCATTGATCAGCCGCTCTCTGTCGCGCTCATCTCGTTCTAGA AATTTATTGAAAGGGAGTAGTAGAGGGATATCAGCTATTCTCAATGATACATATATACGTGAAGATCAAGTTTTTGAAACACTTGGTCGGCTCCACGAGAGATTAGGGTTTTGCAGAGGATACATATCTTCTCTAGGGGATAATAAAGGATTTGTATCGAAGACCTATTTGTCAGATTTCAACTATGTTGCTGCTAACCATAGATTCCACAGGCTTTTCTCAAGTGAAGCcccgaagaagaagaaga ATTACGAGAACTTTTATCCAAAGGAAGATAAGGAAAACCCTGGTCGGGATGAGCAAAAATCTGGATCCAAGG GGGACAAAAATGCAGGTGATAATGCCAATTTCCAGGAAACTTTCATGAAGTATTTCCAGAATCTGCTCACTCCACTATTAGTTATAGGGCTGTTTTTTTCATCATTATCTTCTGGTCCACATGAGCAGCAACAG ATAAGTTTCCAAGAGTTCAAAACCAAGCTCCTTGAGCCAGGGTTAGTGGATCATATAGTTGTTACTAACAAATCTGTGGCTAAGGTATACATTAGGAGTTCACCTCGCACTTCAAGAGGTGAAGATGTTGTGGACGGACAAATGACTGAAGGAACTGAAACAAATACCCCGTCTAGAAACAACAAAAGccaatacaaattttattttaatattggcAGTGTAGAGTCTTTTGAGGACAAAATGCAGGAAGCCCAGGAATCTCTGGGAATGGATCCTCATGATTTTGTACCTGTATTTTACAAATCTGAAATTGTTTGGCTCCAAGAGTTATTGAAATTTGGACCAACTCTATTACTGCTGGGTTCCCTTTGGTTCATGGCCAGAGGAATGCAAGGTGGACTTGGTGTTGGAGGTGGTGGTGGAAAGGGTGGCCGGAATATATTCAGCATCGGGAAAGCACAAATCACAAAACTGGATAAAAATGCTAAGAACAAG GTTTTCTTCAAAGATGTTGCTGGCTGTGACGAAGCAAAGCAGGAAATTATGGAATTTGTCCACTTTCTGAAGAACCCTAAGAAGTATGAGGAGTTGGGAGCTACAATCCCTAAAGGTGCACTTCTGGTAGGCCCTCCAGGTACTGGTAAAACACTTTTGGCTAAAGCAACAGCTGGAGAGTCTGCTGTGCCATTCCTTTCCATATCAGGTTCGGACTTCATGGAGATGTTTGTTGGTGTTGGACCATCTAGGGTGAGGAATTTATTCCAGGAAGCACGACAATGTGCTCCAAGTATTATATTCATTGACGAGATTGATGCAATTGGTCGAGCAAGGGGTAAAGGGGGTTTCTCAGGTGGCAATGATGAAAGGGAAAGTACTCTTAACCAGTTGCTTGTGGAGATGGATGGATTTGGGACTACAGCTGGTGTTGTTGTCCTTGCAGGCACTAATAGGCCTGATATCTTAGACAAAGCTCTACTAAGGCCTGGTCGGTTTGATCGACAAATTACTATCGACAAACCTGATATTAAAGGCCGTGATCAGATATTTCAGATCTATCTGAAAAGAATCAAACTTGATAATGAACCTTCATTCTATTCACAACGACTTGCTGCTCTCACTCCTGGATTTGCTGGAGCTGATATAGCAAATGTTTGTAACGAGGCTGCATTGATTGCTGCAAGGAACGAGGGAGCACAGGTGACAATGGAACATTTTGAGTCGGCTATAGACAGAGTTATTGGTGGTCTGGAGAAAAGGAACAAG GTGATTAGCCAACTTGAGAGAAGGACAGTGGCTTACCATGAATCAGGTCATGCAGTTGTTGGGTGGTTCCTGGAACATGCAGAGCCATTGCTGAAGGTGACTATAGTTCCTCGTGGGACTGCAGCTCTTGGGTTTGCCCAGTATGTGCCAAATGAGAATCTCCTGATGACGAAAGAACAAATGTTTGATATGACATGCATGACCCTTGGTGGTCGGGCTGCTGAACAG GTGTTGATAGGTAAAATCTCAACTGGGGCTCAAAATGATCTGGAGAAGGTGACAAAACTGACGTATGCCCAGGTGGCAGTTTATGGGTTTAGCGAGAAGGTGGGTCTTCTTTCCTTCCCTCAAAGGGATGAAGGTTTTGAGATGTCGAAGCCATACAGCAGCAAGACTGCAGCAATTATAGACAATGAAGTAAGGGAGTGGGTGGCAAAGGCATACGAGCGCACGGTTCAGCTTGTAGAGAAACACAAGGACCAAGTTGCTAAAATTGCTGAGCTCTTACTTGAGAAGGAAGTTCTTCATCAAGACGACATGATCCAAGTTCTGGGTCAGCGTCCCTTCAAATCAGAAGAACCAACAAACTACGATAGATTCAAAATGGGTTTCCAAGATCAAGAAGCCCTGAAGGTAGATGACAATAATGTTGATGTGTCATCACCCGAAGTTGTTCCTACTTAA